The region ATAAATGTGCGGATGGTTCAGCCGCAGGCTGCCCTGGGAAACCCTGGAACCGCCGGCAAAAAGGCTGACACGGCTGTGTGTATCCATAGGGCGGCCCCGGGGCGACTGAATAACCGTCAGGTTATCCAACCGCAACGACATCCCCATGCCGGGCACTTTTACCGTCTCGCCCTCCGACACGCTGACCCTTGCCCTGACGCCCCATGCGCTCCCGATTACGAACCCGGTGAATACCAGGAGAAAACCCAGGTGGACAAGGACCTCACCGAGACCCCTTATCCTCTTCCTCCTGCGGATAAACCAGTTCACGGTACACATCAGAAGGCTGATGATCATAAGGTAGGAGAGCGCCACCAGGACGTATATCCACAGGGAAAGAGGGAAAATTTTCGGGGCCACCTGACGCATCCACAGGCTGAACGGATAGGAATCCATTTTGACCCAGAACTGTGGATCGTTGAAGTAGGCCGCGATGGAACCGGCACCCAGATCGACGCACCAGAGAATGCTCAGGACAACGAATGTCACCGGGGACACGGCCGTCCGCCAGAGTAATCCGGGGATGTTCCCTGATCTGTCTTCAGGTTTTTTGTTCATATCTTTTAGCTTCCGCTGCGGCTCCTACAGTCGCCCCACGGGATTGCTTCGCGTAGAGTCGGCTCGCAATGATTTCGTTTGATTCGCCGCTATTGTACATCGGGCTTCCCACACGCCCATACGCCCCTACTCCCACACACCCATACTCCCTTATTGCCCTTTCTCCGTGTCTGTTCTTCCCCTCTGGACTCTGGACTCTGGACTCTCTGCTTCCATGCTCCCGCCTAAATAAGCGGGTGGGATGTCTTGAACAACAGCCCCAGCCCCAGATAGGTGAACAGGACCAGGACGAAACCGGCCAATGCCAGGAGGTTCAGGGGCCAATCCTGCCAGCCCGGTCTGTTACGCACGTGGAGAACCCCCGAATAGTAGAACCACAGTATCCACGACCACAGGTTCTTGATCTTCCACGTCCAGTAGGACCCCCAGGCCAGATATGCCCAGAGACTGCCGACGATCATGGCCCAGGAAAAAAGTATGTACCCGACATAGAGGCTTTCGTCGAGCATACGTCTTCCATCGCCCGTTTCGGAGGGCCTCAGTGCGAGAAGCCGGTACAGACCCAGGAGAGCGGCAATGGCGAAAAGCCCGTAGGCCGCAAAGGATGTGGCAACGTGGATGAGGAACAGGGGCGTGTCGATGGCAGGGGTCAGGGGCGCCACAGTTTTCGGCCCTACGGAGGCGAAAAGCAGCGCCGCCTCGGCCATGACGAGGGCGGCGGGCAGGAACGGGTATGCCCGGTACCGGAAGGTGAAATACAGCGCCGCCGTCACGACCCAGAGTGCAAGGAACTGCTGGGTCTCAAAAAGGCCGGTAACCGGCAGATGTCCTCCCGCGCTCCATCGGAGGACCAGAAGAATAATCTGGCAGAAAAGGCCCATGGCCGTCATCGCAGGAGCGGCGACACGGGGGATTTTACCAGTCGCAAGGAACAGGCAGACCAGCACAAAGGCAAGGCCATAGAATCCCAGAGACAGATAGTGTAGGAGGTAGGTAGTTTCGATCATCCCGGCTCCTGCAGGAGGTTCTCAGAACGCAGGTTTCGATTTTCAGCCATGTATTCGCGTTCTGAATTCTCAAACTGACCGGGGGATGGTACCATAACTGAAAAATTATTATAGTCCCTACCGGAAATGGAGCGGCACGGTTGGAAAATTACCAAAAGAGGCGAGCGAATCGGCTCATATACGAGAAAAGTCCCTACCTCATCGATCATGCCCATAACCCG is a window of bacterium BMS3Abin14 DNA encoding:
- the ccs1_1 gene encoding cytochrome c biogenesis protein Ccs1; translated protein: MNKKPEDRSGNIPGLLWRTAVSPVTFVVLSILWCVDLGAGSIAAYFNDPQFWVKMDSYPFSLWMRQVAPKIFPLSLWIYVLVALSYLMIISLLMCTVNWFIRRRKRIRGLGEVLVHLGFLLVFTGFVIGSAWGVRARVSVSEGETVKVPGMGMSLRLDNLTVIQSPRGRPMDTHSRVSLFAGGSRVSQGSLRLNHPHIYGNTVVYPPEDYGAGVIGGVLGTQTAGAVRLVPGRTVSLGGGRVLELGGVLQRGERMGNAIGPGLLVLVKNAGGQVLGSAYLSPAPGMIDRAIIAGNGIALGQLIESVYGVFRVNRDPGVWFVIVGALILSLGTIWALAGYLGILPSGVGPVS
- the ccsA_3 gene encoding cytochrome c biogenesis protein CcsA, whose protein sequence is MIETTYLLHYLSLGFYGLAFVLVCLFLATGKIPRVAAPAMTAMGLFCQIILLVLRWSAGGHLPVTGLFETQQFLALWVVTAALYFTFRYRAYPFLPAALVMAEAALLFASVGPKTVAPLTPAIDTPLFLIHVATSFAAYGLFAIAALLGLYRLLALRPSETGDGRRMLDESLYVGYILFSWAMIVGSLWAYLAWGSYWTWKIKNLWSWILWFYYSGVLHVRNRPGWQDWPLNLLALAGFVLVLFTYLGLGLLFKTSHPLI